In the Aythya fuligula isolate bAytFul2 chromosome 8, bAytFul2.pri, whole genome shotgun sequence genome, one interval contains:
- the RGS16 gene encoding regulator of G-protein signaling 16 isoform X1, producing the protein MSCWMPRCPALSMCRGVAALPITCLERAKELKSRLGILLHKPELAHRIGTAGKLQLGSRQRDSSREVLEWRESFDQLLKSKNGVTAFHTFLKTEFSEENLDFWLACEDFKKTRSKTKLASKANRIFEEFVQSEAPREVNIDHETREITRKNLSGATSACFNEAQAKTRTLMEKDSYPRFLKSASYQDMTKQAASRGTSKRLHT; encoded by the exons ATGAGCTGCTGGATGCCTCGGTGCCCAGCTCTCAGCATGTGCCGAGGGGTAGCCGCGCTTCCCATCACTTGCCTGGAAAG AGCCAAGGAACTCAAGAGCCGCCTGGGGATCCTGCTCCACAAACCAGAGCTGGCACACCGCATCGGGACGGCCGgcaagctgcagctgggctcCAGGCAGAG AGACTCCTCACGAGAGGTGCTCGAGTGGAGGGAATCCTTCGATCAGCTCCTGAAGAGTAAAA ACGGGGTGACCGCCTTCCACACCTTCCTCAAGACAGAATTCAGTGAGGAGAACCTGGACTTCTGGCTGGCCTGTGAGGACTTCAAAAAGACCCGGTCGAAAACCAAGCTGGCCTCCAAGGCCAACAGGATCTTCGAAGAGTTCGTCCAAAGCGAGGCGCCCAGGGAG GTGAACATCGACCACGAAACCAGGGAGATCACCAGGAAGAACCTCTCAGGGGCCACCTCCGCTTGCTTCAACGAAGCCCAGGCCAAGACCCGCACGCTGATGGAGAAGGACTCCTACCCCCGCTTCCTCAAGTCCGCCTCCTACCAGGACATGACCAAGCAGGCTGCCAGCCGCGGCACCAGCAAGCGCCTGCACACCTGA
- the RNASEL gene encoding 2-5A-dependent ribonuclease isoform X1, which produces MSHMQIPVSACLLCSPPENTTEIAGNLQLACPGAQEAAASSGMEAADDLASKLNVAVINSEREKVLELLEKGADVNSKVGSGWTPLQSAVQAEDKDMVQLLLDRGACPHARKDNGATAFIVAAIVGNVEILELLFGYGVDINDHDDNGFTALMEAAWHGNEEALRYLHSKGADVNMRRVTSEEKEKLNKGGRTALMDACRNGHFSIVKTLVKDMGADLNICDNEDRNALIHALKVHERKVSEAVSIVHFLLDCGVNVRCKDESGKTALIRAVEMQNQCLVKAFLDKDEINIDDADEDGNTALMVAVEKNDYDIAEMLCEKGARTDIGELIAIANRKYSNKMQRLLRKYNAKYVPASYENWEPKSKRWRSQLQSLHKIYRPMIGKLKVFQYIRQRIQSTSRGGIYLGLHGGTEVAVRIFLSAQGSEEKKFLDQCGDCEHLLKLFQFEKERGYMYLCFPLWEKNLEEHLQDPEDEKDYKGILKMIFQAVRELHSLGFAHQALRPSNFLIDLAGKIYLADFDNNRVLIEGNKELISSDLEDLSRLVLYVLAGGRKPLREVSIEDLDADSPDYKEALDLIERLASHDDQGWGGLSKHPYFWSKQTRFNLLKSTWNKIKDLQWDKDLFETINARSPYPCWTKMIDSEVLHIMEESSYRKKFHYKSNVTDLLRFIRNLDEHPNERISKITGDYAEYFLTNFPALTIYVYNCLRQHPKYSHFVDIQDPPL; this is translated from the exons ATGTCGCATATGCAAATACCGgtttctgcctgcctgctgtgTTCTCCTCCCGAAAACACCACCGAAATAGCAGGTAACCTGCAGCTAGCCTGCCCCGGGGCGCAAGAGGCAGCCGCCTCATCCGGCATGGAGGCTGCAGATGATCTCGCCTCCAAGCTAAACGTTGCTGTGATAaactctgaaagagaaaaggtgcTGGAGCTACTGGAGAAAGGGGCAGATGTGAACTCCAAGGTGGGCAGCGGCTGGACACCGCTGCAGAGTGCTGTGCAGGCTGAGGACAAGGACATggtccagctcctgctggacaGAGGCGCGTGTCCACATGCCAGGAAGGACAACGGCGCCACCGCCTTTATTGTGGCAGCGATTGTGGGAAACGTGGAAATCCTGGAGCTCCTTTTTGGTTATGGGGTTGATATCAATGATCATGACGACAACGGCTTCACAGCTCTCATGGAGGCTGCTTGGCACGGGAACGAGGAAGCCCTGAGATACCTGCATAGCAAAGGGGCAGATGTGAACATGAGGAGGGTAACCAGCGAGGAGAAGGAGAAACTGAACAAAGGGGGCAGGACTGCACTGATGGATGCCTGTAGGAATGGCCACTTCTCAATTGTAAAAACTCTTGTCAAAGATATGGGGGCTGATCTGAACATTTGTGacaatgaagacagaaatgcCTTGATCCATGCCCTCAAGGTCCATGAGAGGAAAGTATCTGAGGCTGTCTCTATAGTCCATTTCCTGCTGGACTGTGGTGTTAATGTCAGATGCAAAGATGAAAGTGGGAAAACTGCCCTCATCCGAGCTGTTGAAATGCAGAACCAGTGTTTGGTGAAAGCTTTCTTGGACAAGGATGAAATAAATATCGATGATGCAGATGAGGACGGCAACACAGCACTGATGGTGGCTGTGGAGAAAAATGATTATGATATTGCAGAGATGTTGTGTGAAAAAGGGGCAAGGACTGACATTGGGGAACTTATTGCTAttgcaaatagaaaatattctAATAAAATGCAACGTCTTCTTCGCAAGTACAATGCCAAGTATGTCCCAGCAAGCTACGAAAACTGGGAGCCAAAGAGCAAACGCTGGAGGAGCCAGCTGCAAAGCCTTCATAAAATCTATCGGCCCATGATTGGCAAACTAAAGGTATTTCAGTACATCCGTCAGAGAATCCAGAGCACCTCCCGGGGTGGCATCTACCTGGGGCTCCACGGTGGGACAGAAGTGGCAGTAAGAATATTCCTCAGCGCACAGGGTAGCGAAGAGAAGAAATTCCTCGACCAGTGTGGTGACTGCGAGCATCTACTGAAGCTCTTCCAGTTTGAGAAGGAAAGAGGCTACATGTACTTGTGCTTCCCTCTCTGGGAGAAAAACCTTGAAGAACACCTGCAGGACCCAGAAGATGAAAAGGATTACAAGGGCATCCTGAAAATGATCTTCCAGGCAGTGAGAGAGCTGCACTCCCTTGGATTTGCTCACCAAGCTCTGCGTCCCAGCAACTTCTTGatag ATTTAGCTGGCAAGATTTACTTGGCGGATTTTGATAACAACAGAGTGTTGATTGAAGGCAACAAGGAACTTATAAGCTCAGACTTAGAG GACCTCAGCAGGCTCGTGCTATATGTCTTAGCAGGGGGTAGGAAACCCCTTCGTGAAGTCAGTATCGAGGATTTGGATGCAGATTCCCCAGATTACAAGGAGGCTCTGGACCTTATAGAGCGCCTGGCCTCTCACGATGACCAGGGATGGGGGGGTCTGAGCAAACACCCCTATTTCTGGAGCAAACAGAC CAGGTTCAACCTCCTGAAGAGTACCTGGAATAAAATCAAGGATCTCCAATGGGATAAAGATCTTTTTGAAACTATTAATGCTAGGAGTCCTTACCCGTGCTGGACTAAGATG ATTGATTCAGAGGTTCTGCATATCATGGAAGAATCCAGTTATAGAAAAAAATTCCATTATAAAAGCAATGTCACAGACCTTCTGAGGTTCATCAGAAACCTGGATGAACACCCCAATGAAAG gATCAGTAAAATAACAGGGGACTATGCTGAGTATTTCCTGACGAATTTTCCAGCACTGACCATTTATGTCTACAACTGTTTACGCCAGCATCCCAAATACAGCCACTTTGTAGACATTCAGGATCCTCCTCTGTAG
- the RGS16 gene encoding regulator of G-protein signaling 16 isoform X2, with the protein MELRSGEPSGKAKEREKEKGKRAHRDSSREVLEWRESFDQLLKSKNGVTAFHTFLKTEFSEENLDFWLACEDFKKTRSKTKLASKANRIFEEFVQSEAPREVNIDHETREITRKNLSGATSACFNEAQAKTRTLMEKDSYPRFLKSASYQDMTKQAASRGTSKRLHT; encoded by the exons ATGGAGCTGAGGTCTGGGGAGCCATCGGGGAAggcaaaagaaagggaaaaagagaaaggaaagagggcCCACAG AGACTCCTCACGAGAGGTGCTCGAGTGGAGGGAATCCTTCGATCAGCTCCTGAAGAGTAAAA ACGGGGTGACCGCCTTCCACACCTTCCTCAAGACAGAATTCAGTGAGGAGAACCTGGACTTCTGGCTGGCCTGTGAGGACTTCAAAAAGACCCGGTCGAAAACCAAGCTGGCCTCCAAGGCCAACAGGATCTTCGAAGAGTTCGTCCAAAGCGAGGCGCCCAGGGAG GTGAACATCGACCACGAAACCAGGGAGATCACCAGGAAGAACCTCTCAGGGGCCACCTCCGCTTGCTTCAACGAAGCCCAGGCCAAGACCCGCACGCTGATGGAGAAGGACTCCTACCCCCGCTTCCTCAAGTCCGCCTCCTACCAGGACATGACCAAGCAGGCTGCCAGCCGCGGCACCAGCAAGCGCCTGCACACCTGA
- the RNASEL gene encoding 2-5A-dependent ribonuclease isoform X2 gives MSHMQIPVSACLLCSPPENTTEIAGNLQLACPGAQEAAASSGMEAADDLASKLNVAVINSEREKVLELLEKGADVNSKVGSGWTPLQSAVQAEDKDMVQLLLDRGACPHARKDNGATAFIVAAIVGNVEILELLFGYGVDINDHDDNGFTALMEAAWHGNEEALRYLHSKGADVNMRRVTSEEKEKLNKGGRTALMDACRNGHFSIVKTLVKDMGADLNICDNEDRNALIHALKVHERKVSEAVSIVHFLLDCGVNVRCKDESGKTALIRAVEMQNQCLVKAFLDKDEINIDDADEDGNTALMVAVEKNDYDIAEMLCEKGARTDIGELIAIANRKYSNKMQRLLRKYNAKYVPASYENWEPKSKRWRSQLQSLHKIYRPMIGKLKVFQYIRQRIQSTSRGGIYLGLHGGTEVAVRIFLSAQGSEEKKFLDQCGDCEHLLKLFQFEKERGYMYLCFPLWEKNLEEHLQDPEDEKDYKGILKMIFQAVRELHSLGFAHQALRPSNFLIDLAGKIYLADFDNNRVLIEGNKELISSDLEDLSRLVLYVLAGGRKPLREVSIEDLDADSPDYKEALDLIERLASHDDQGWGGLSKHPYFWSKQTFNLLKSTWNKIKDLQWDKDLFETINARSPYPCWTKMIDSEVLHIMEESSYRKKFHYKSNVTDLLRFIRNLDEHPNERISKITGDYAEYFLTNFPALTIYVYNCLRQHPKYSHFVDIQDPPL, from the exons ATGTCGCATATGCAAATACCGgtttctgcctgcctgctgtgTTCTCCTCCCGAAAACACCACCGAAATAGCAGGTAACCTGCAGCTAGCCTGCCCCGGGGCGCAAGAGGCAGCCGCCTCATCCGGCATGGAGGCTGCAGATGATCTCGCCTCCAAGCTAAACGTTGCTGTGATAaactctgaaagagaaaaggtgcTGGAGCTACTGGAGAAAGGGGCAGATGTGAACTCCAAGGTGGGCAGCGGCTGGACACCGCTGCAGAGTGCTGTGCAGGCTGAGGACAAGGACATggtccagctcctgctggacaGAGGCGCGTGTCCACATGCCAGGAAGGACAACGGCGCCACCGCCTTTATTGTGGCAGCGATTGTGGGAAACGTGGAAATCCTGGAGCTCCTTTTTGGTTATGGGGTTGATATCAATGATCATGACGACAACGGCTTCACAGCTCTCATGGAGGCTGCTTGGCACGGGAACGAGGAAGCCCTGAGATACCTGCATAGCAAAGGGGCAGATGTGAACATGAGGAGGGTAACCAGCGAGGAGAAGGAGAAACTGAACAAAGGGGGCAGGACTGCACTGATGGATGCCTGTAGGAATGGCCACTTCTCAATTGTAAAAACTCTTGTCAAAGATATGGGGGCTGATCTGAACATTTGTGacaatgaagacagaaatgcCTTGATCCATGCCCTCAAGGTCCATGAGAGGAAAGTATCTGAGGCTGTCTCTATAGTCCATTTCCTGCTGGACTGTGGTGTTAATGTCAGATGCAAAGATGAAAGTGGGAAAACTGCCCTCATCCGAGCTGTTGAAATGCAGAACCAGTGTTTGGTGAAAGCTTTCTTGGACAAGGATGAAATAAATATCGATGATGCAGATGAGGACGGCAACACAGCACTGATGGTGGCTGTGGAGAAAAATGATTATGATATTGCAGAGATGTTGTGTGAAAAAGGGGCAAGGACTGACATTGGGGAACTTATTGCTAttgcaaatagaaaatattctAATAAAATGCAACGTCTTCTTCGCAAGTACAATGCCAAGTATGTCCCAGCAAGCTACGAAAACTGGGAGCCAAAGAGCAAACGCTGGAGGAGCCAGCTGCAAAGCCTTCATAAAATCTATCGGCCCATGATTGGCAAACTAAAGGTATTTCAGTACATCCGTCAGAGAATCCAGAGCACCTCCCGGGGTGGCATCTACCTGGGGCTCCACGGTGGGACAGAAGTGGCAGTAAGAATATTCCTCAGCGCACAGGGTAGCGAAGAGAAGAAATTCCTCGACCAGTGTGGTGACTGCGAGCATCTACTGAAGCTCTTCCAGTTTGAGAAGGAAAGAGGCTACATGTACTTGTGCTTCCCTCTCTGGGAGAAAAACCTTGAAGAACACCTGCAGGACCCAGAAGATGAAAAGGATTACAAGGGCATCCTGAAAATGATCTTCCAGGCAGTGAGAGAGCTGCACTCCCTTGGATTTGCTCACCAAGCTCTGCGTCCCAGCAACTTCTTGatag ATTTAGCTGGCAAGATTTACTTGGCGGATTTTGATAACAACAGAGTGTTGATTGAAGGCAACAAGGAACTTATAAGCTCAGACTTAGAG GACCTCAGCAGGCTCGTGCTATATGTCTTAGCAGGGGGTAGGAAACCCCTTCGTGAAGTCAGTATCGAGGATTTGGATGCAGATTCCCCAGATTACAAGGAGGCTCTGGACCTTATAGAGCGCCTGGCCTCTCACGATGACCAGGGATGGGGGGGTCTGAGCAAACACCCCTATTTCTGGAGCAAACAGAC GTTCAACCTCCTGAAGAGTACCTGGAATAAAATCAAGGATCTCCAATGGGATAAAGATCTTTTTGAAACTATTAATGCTAGGAGTCCTTACCCGTGCTGGACTAAGATG ATTGATTCAGAGGTTCTGCATATCATGGAAGAATCCAGTTATAGAAAAAAATTCCATTATAAAAGCAATGTCACAGACCTTCTGAGGTTCATCAGAAACCTGGATGAACACCCCAATGAAAG gATCAGTAAAATAACAGGGGACTATGCTGAGTATTTCCTGACGAATTTTCCAGCACTGACCATTTATGTCTACAACTGTTTACGCCAGCATCCCAAATACAGCCACTTTGTAGACATTCAGGATCCTCCTCTGTAG